The following DNA comes from Erigeron canadensis isolate Cc75 chromosome 3, C_canadensis_v1, whole genome shotgun sequence.
TCTTTTTCATCATccaacaaaaataacaaaaagcaACATCAAATCCACTATATCATATAATGTTTGCTATAAATTTTGAAACCACCTTATCATATATTTAGAACTTGttatatgaaatttatatacatttaagaacaatatcataatcaaacaatcctgaaaaaaataaaaataaattaaaaatgggCCAAATCTAAATTAGACTAAAAGAATAAACAAAATCGAATTAGCAAATCCAAATTAACCCTTTTTCTGAAATATATGTTTActaaatatttgttatataaattttatatgtatttaagaGTAGTATCCTAACCatataaagcaaaaaaaataaaaaaaaaaaaaaagcctaagTAAGCAAACCCATAATAATATGCCAAATttaaattaacaattaaaagaaaaatgctaccataactaaaaaataaaaatccccCAACCACCCAACCCCCACCCACCCACAAAtccaaattatatatgtatttactaTTTATGAGCAACTAGTTATTTTACCCGCGCGTTTCAGCGCTACACGTTTTTTACAAGGAAAAATTTGGATATAAAGAATATGTAATGTATTAGTGtaatacaaaaataattatgttaacactttaaaccaaaatttttaaaaagtaacaaaacatgtaactataataataataacgtatatgaacaacataataatagaaataacaaaacaacataaaacaaaaatatatatatattactgcCTATGACGACATTCTGATGACGTGATGTAATAATATAGTGTCTAGTTTTAAATGTTTAATGAATGTAGgatgtaaatataatgaaagttattatatatatattgtattaaaaatgttatatataacaaaatggataaaaataatcaaaacaatatatttatagttaaaatcGTAAAtttgtgaaagttatttgaggAAAACATGAAAACTCAAAAGTTTTGTGTAAAAAAGCTGAAAATTTAACGGGGCATaaattaaaaggtaaaaatatagaggtaaaaatgaaaattagtaaactgaaaatctttatctttatactaaataaaagaacattgtTGTGACATtatcatttaataaaacttGGTTATTTGtcactttcaaaatttttcttaaagcttagttcttttttatttaatttatttatgatgtcacaaatattttcctttttaaaatttatttcatttttatttttgttattttatgatgttatttttttaaacaaaatgtttttattttctttccaaaacttTAATAATTTGTACAtggtcttttaatttttatcatctaaataattttctcataatatatttataaattatccGTATATTATGCGGGTTAGTAAACCAATTATAGAGACTATTATTTTGAGGTTATGAGTACCATTAGACTGTCGCAACTTAGGTAACAAAAATAGGTTTTTATaacacttttattaatatgtccGGATTGAatccgggttaattagctaataataataataataataatagtaataataataataataataataataataataataataataataataataataataataatataataataataataagtgaaaGTTGTAACATGAAATGAGTAAAACATGTATCCTGCATTAAATGTCTTAAATTGCATATAcctttttattatatagataatatCCTAAcccaataaaaaaagaaaaattctaaaaatttaagtatGGGCCAAACCCAAATTAGAGTAAAAAAGTATAAGCCGAAtccaaattaataaaaaaaaatggttcgtGGACCAAATGACCCACACAATTTGGTTTCTTGGGCCAAGTATACATATAAGCCACTTATTGTTATATACGTaactagtatatattaaaatagttaGAAGTGTAGGGAACGGATTTAGGATTTGAAGTTCGGAGAACTTTTAGGAATTTTGACACTATGGCTTACCTGAGACAAAGAAAATAGTTGGGTCAAGTACAAAACAATCTAACGTAGGAACACGTAAACTATGTTATTACAGTATATGTGAGCATTTGCATGCTTACCTATCTATTATAATTGGGTTAAAacatgttaagacacgaacctgTTAAAATCAAATACAAGCAGGACCTGTTAAGAATTTGTGTCATTTTTTCTCGACAAacacgaaaattaacaggtACACCTGTTAAGAACATGTTAAAGACCTATAATATATTGAAGTCTTATGTCTTACCTAATACTTTtaacaaaatcatcaacaaatttacaatataaaAGTTCATGAAAGTGTTAATTATTGTAATACATAACCATAATGATAAATAAACAATacataagttcttatttaaCTATGAATTACATTAttggttaaataaaaattaaaaatatatgtacaatACATTCAGATTCCATCATTACTAGTTACATTACTAATTACATGTACTTATTAGAAATCTGTACAATAAAATTACgatttatatttacaataaaactAGATATACGTACATTACCGATTACAATATATGTACAATCGAGTTTACAAAATAATCTAGTGCGAGGTTGGATCGGAAGTTACCGAGTGGAATAAGTAGATTAGGATTGAAGAAACGACCTGAAtaagtaaaaattaaatatcaatTGATCGATTGGAAGGTGGGAATCTTATAGATCGATTGATGATTAATAGATTGATGATTGTTAATTGATGATCAATCAATGGGAAGTTGGATCTTGGAAGGAAGAATGAGACTTTTTGGTCTGTGAGAGAAGTCGTAAGGGTCTACGGGAGAGGGAGGCGTgataggggaaaaaaaaagatatttaggGTTTCATATTTTAAGTATggtacatatatgtatatcttaaCAGGTCTTTAACAGGTCCGTACTTGTTAAGACACGAAGCCTGTTAAGCCCAAACATGAAATCTGTTAAGAACAGGTCGTGTCGGGTCGTGTTAACAGATTTTGTGTCAAAATTGCCAGCATTAGTTAAAACCTAAGATGTAAACACTAAGTCatgttttcatcatttttttaaGGGAGAAGTTCCCTCAAGTTATTTTTCTCAACTTAAGTAAAGTTGagaaaatcttgacccttgattatCAAGGGTCAGGATTCAAAGATTTGAAtattgaccattgattttcatctaaaggtcaagatcgtCATGTTATGATAACTTGAGAGAACCCCCTCATTTTTTTAAAGCCGtcattcatttttctttaaaaagattcatctatttatcttaaaaacaaGGCGGAAATGCCACTGTTTAAGTGATTTGAgaaaaaatttgagaaaaatgGTAATGATGTCATGTCAAATAAGCTCGAGTAACATATCTTTATTATAAAAGGAGGTTTGAGAAAAATAGTAATGATCACatgttttaaatttgtatattcCTAAAAAGCAAAttgcaaataataaaaaataaaaatataacgtaatgtatttaatatatgtaataGTTATTGTGTAAAAAGTATTATACAtctaaccttttagatataaggAAAGGGGATAGCATTGCTGTAGTGGGCTGTACATGCAGCGGGGTGTTTTTACTATGAAAATTAGGGagacatttttgtaatagaTCAATCACTTAAATGATATGTGAGTGCAACTGCAGCCATGGAAGTTGCAGTTGACTGCAACGATGATTTTCCCATAAggaaatatgaaaatataaagataatagAAAATATAATGATTTCATGTTCCTTTTGAGTTATTAACTTTTGGCTCTTAACCTAAGAGAAGACGAGAGCAAATTAAGGTACGTGTTGTTATGGAGTTTCAACCGAGAAAAGAACAAGAGGAAAGAAAAGTAGACGAGTGAGTAGCTTTTTGTAATAAAAGTGGTGTGACTTAATTAGAATGGTGGTATGAGATtgaattctttttatatataggcAAAAGAATGGAGTGAAAGAGTGGATTTTAATCACTATAATGATTCTATCAAATGTTGGATTTGAATTTTAATCAATTAAGCTCATGTGTATTAACATAGATTTTTCCATCctcaaacacattttattttgTTCTGTTATTAAGTAGTGTTTTGTTTGTGGACAATTAAAGTTTACTAGAACCTGatagtttgtaaaaaaaattagaatgtCTACAAATAAATTAGTTGTGCATCTCACTcgttatataatgatattttcaaataggaaaatgataaatttttttaatcaaataacctaataatcctcctaatacattAAGACGATAgacatgtggtatccattaATTCTCCTTTCTAATCTtgtcttttgattttttcacatgtcatcatctcataagtaaaaggattattaggctaattAGCTAGGAGGATTAATAATTTCTCATAGATGATCACATCAATTAAGTTAGTTAAGACTTGAGACCAACATTGACTTGTTATAGtggcaaaagaaaaagaaaaagaaaagaaatccaGAAAGACTTTACAGCccaaaaacaaaaacgaaaCCATCATCAAACATTATTATAGATTCACTTCCCTATATACAAAGTACCGTCATCCTCACTCTATTCACACTTCACTTTCATACCATATATTCGTTTTAATCGCTTTTCAAACCCCATTTCCCAAACACACCCTAAAGATCTTTCCTTTATTAGATCTAATCAAAACCCAGTTCACAAAAACCAAGATTCCATATGGGTTTTATGTTTGAAGCTAAAACCTTAGCTCATTATGCTATTTGAAGCCAATCTTGAATTGGATTCCACTagttatttaatatattgatatatatatatatatatatagatatatttgggagatatatatactatatattttttgatatattaaagatGATACAATTATTGTTCTTTGTTGTATTTGCTGAGGCATTTGTGGCATTTCTTTTAATGGTGAAAATTGGGCCACTCAGAGAGTTAGTTATGAATGGTTTGGATCAAGTGAAAATGAGAAAAGGAACTGTTTTGACAATTGCTGGGACTATGTCTgtgattttgttttcaaattgGATTAGTATTgttaaaattcaaaacaaagggGCTAAAATTGGTACTATGACACCTATGGATCAAGTTCTTTGGAGGACTCATCTGCTTGAGGCTTCACTCATGGGTAAATTTACTGCTACCtctattttgttttcttcatttATGGCTTCATTGATGCCCCATGGAGGGATTTAGTATTGTTGTTATTGCTGTATATATGggttcattttatatatattttttgatatagaTGATTCTGTTTATATATTTAGATGTGTTACACTAAAATGATTATGGTTATCAACAttgagataaaattataggggAATTAGAGGTAGAAAGTTTAAACCTTGGCTACTGCAAAATAGTTTAAAATGAGAACCCTTGTGTGGTCATGCCAGTCTCCTTTCGGGAGCCCATTACTTGTTTGAGTTGGTGTGGTGGTGCACGCTGACCTTGTGGACTAATTGGGCAAACTCTGGAAACCATGATTACTAAAGAAGATACATAATGTTTATTTGTAACATTTGGTGGAAACATGATATAATTCTGAATTTTGATCAccaaaaatccaaaagaatTAGTTTTTGAGGAAAATTGCTTCATGGTAAGTGTAAAATGAGCTACGTAAAGCTCATCCCAAAATGAAGGAACTCCCGTGTTAGTTGATTACTTATGcttataataacataatcatGAAGTTATTGTTTGTTAGTTGCAGTTGTTACATTCTTATGGCTTGCCATTTTATTGGGGTATCGATTAGAGGTGTGGTTTGTACTTTGTAGTGAGGAGCATGTTAGAAATGAGTTGGCATTTTCGTTTTGTCAGTGCAAGGATTAACTAAGATGCAATATTGAGTCCTGTTTGTGGAACGTAGGTTGATCAACGTAACAGATAGTTCTGCAAAGTGATATAAACGAATGAAATGTTAACTTTGTTGGTTTTCTGTTTCTTAGTTGTTAAGAAGCTAGTTTGGTGTTAAACAAGTTCATAAAACTCGTAAGATATGTATTAGCGTGAAAATGATTATCTTAGTAATTTGCCTTAggctgtgtgtgtgtgtgtgtgtgagagagagagagagagagagagagatttattttgattatgttAAGTTTCACATATGGTGTGATCAAACTATGCTAAGCATTGTATTAACGGGTTTGAAAAAGTACCTATCTAGGAATATAGGGATGAACAAGTACCCCTGATTGGAACTGATCTAGTGTTGACTGTTATCTGCATTGAAGGATGAAGACAGAAACTTGAAATTTGCTGATCCATAAACCCTACTTACATATCCACAAAATTACAAGGATAACACAACGTTAAAAAGAATTAAGGTAAGTTTAATGATATGCATCACTCGATGTATGAATGTGtgatacataattacatatgttGAAAGTAATAATGTGAAAAAGATAACAAATTTAGgataaatttttataacatCATGTAGTGAATTTCGCTCAATTGTAGTATGAAAATCTGGATAGTGGTTTAAGTTTTGATATATACCTGAATAGTGGTTTAAGTTTTGAAATATACCAGCTGTGTGATTTGAATCACGAATCATACATTTCCGACAACCTTTAATAAATTGGCTTATTGCTACGAAATGTTTGACTTAAGGGGTCAAACAGATAAATCAGCTTACAAAACCGactcaatttcaattttttaacattttgtaatGAACATTCAATTACTACTGTGTGTAATATGTCATATGTAAAAAGGTGCTATAGTCTAACTCATATACTTTGACCTTGCAGGATTCTCACTGTATCTTGGCTTTTTAATTGATCGAATGCACCATCATCTTCAAAAGTTAATTAATCTGAGAAAAAATGGTGGTTCATCAAAAAAAGAAGTAGAAAGGCTTGAGGCAGAGAAGTTAGAgctaaaagaaaatgaagagaAAGCAAAGGAAGAAATTAAACGGCTGCAGAAAGAAACATCTAGTTTATCAGAAAGCTTGAAGAAGCTTAAGTTGGAGtccaaagaaaaagataaaaagattgaAACTGCAGAAGCCCATGTTGCTTCTCTTCAGAAACAATCTGCTGATTTGCTTCTTGAATATGATCGCCTTCTTGAAGACAATCAAACACTTCAAGCCCAAACAAAAAGTCGGCATTTTTGAGGTTAGATTCTTATGTTAGAAATTAAACCGTGTTTTCCCGGAATGTATTGTTCTTCATGGAAGGTGGTGGGATAGTGAAATTCGGTGTTTGACTCTAGTTTAGACATGATCTTGTGTATGTTGTTGTGTTTCTTGGACACCCAATTTTCGTGTCATTTTTTGGAAACATCATGCTGTAAGCTGTATACAAGAAATGTAACTCGCTTTAAATCATTTAGCATTTGGTTTAGATCTGAGTTTTGGTTTTTGGGCCATTGACCATTGTTGTATATAGACTAATAGACTGCAACTAGAAAGAACACAGAACAAATGCGCTCATCACTTGGTTAAAGACCCTCAAATGTTTACAAAAATGGTTGTCATAAATCACATTAGGATAGAGAAGGTAAAGAAATAGCAGGTGCGGTAGGCTGGTCTGCCGGGTAAGTTGTCAAAAACTCACAGTGGATCTGAGAAAACAATCAAGTTCAATGAGCATATAAGCAATTAAGCATATTGGAAAACAACA
Coding sequences within:
- the LOC122593524 gene encoding uncharacterized protein LOC122593524 — encoded protein: MIQLLFFVVFAEAFVAFLLMVKIGPLRELVMNGLDQVKMRKGTVLTIAGTMSVILFSNWISIVKIQNKGAKIGTMTPMDQVLWRTHLLEASLMGFSLYLGFLIDRMHHHLQKLINLRKNGGSSKKEVERLEAEKLELKENEEKAKEEIKRLQKETSSLSESLKKLKLESKEKDKKIETAEAHVASLQKQSADLLLEYDRLLEDNQTLQAQTKSRHF